One genomic window of Desulfuromonas sp. AOP6 includes the following:
- a CDS encoding ATP synthase F0 subunit B produces MIEINGTIIVQFVNFIVLMVALNFILYKPLRSMLQKRKETIDGSHQRAKDLAVQVDEKMAAYQEKLQEAKIAASKEKAVMREEAVSKETGILSTARQNATETLETMKKKVSGEAEEARKALRSDAKTLASDIASKLLGRSL; encoded by the coding sequence GTGATTGAAATCAACGGAACCATAATTGTCCAGTTTGTCAACTTTATCGTTTTAATGGTTGCGCTGAACTTTATCCTTTATAAACCGCTTCGCAGTATGCTGCAAAAGCGCAAGGAAACCATTGACGGCTCTCACCAGAGGGCCAAGGATCTGGCAGTTCAGGTTGATGAAAAGATGGCCGCCTACCAGGAAAAACTGCAGGAAGCAAAAATCGCCGCCAGCAAAGAAAAGGCGGTAATGAGAGAAGAGGCCGTATCCAAGGAAACGGGTATCTTGTCGACCGCCAGGCAGAACGCCACTGAAACTCTGGAGACCATGAAGAAAAAAGTCTCAGGCGAGGCAGAAGAGGCTCGAAAAGCCCTGCGTTCCGATGCGAAGACCCTGGCCTCGGATATCGCTTCCAAGCTCCTGGGAAGGAGCCTGTAA
- a CDS encoding polymer-forming cytoskeletal protein, producing MFLKKDENAMKKDTPIEKREIKAFLGPGSEFEGKLVFDDIVRLDGAFRGEISSKDTLIVGEAADIQAEVTVGSLILSGRFKGNIKATDRVELRAPAVVEGNIETPVLLVEEGVRVNSNISMKVEKGTTPTPVKDK from the coding sequence ATGTTTCTTAAAAAGGATGAAAACGCGATGAAGAAAGATACACCTATTGAAAAACGCGAAATTAAGGCCTTTCTTGGACCGGGTAGCGAATTTGAGGGAAAGCTTGTTTTTGATGATATTGTCCGCCTGGATGGTGCCTTCCGGGGAGAGATCAGCTCGAAGGACACCCTGATTGTGGGAGAAGCTGCTGATATTCAAGCTGAAGTAACGGTTGGAAGTCTCATTCTCAGCGGCCGCTTCAAGGGAAATATTAAAGCCACTGACCGTGTTGAGCTGCGTGCTCCGGCCGTGGTGGAAGGAAACATTGAAACACCCGTGCTGCTCGTTGAAGAGGGGGTCCGGGTCAACAGCAACATCAGCATGAAGGTAGAAAAAGGGACAACCCCCACGCCGGTTAAAGACAAATAA
- a CDS encoding ATP synthase F0 subunit B — translation MNKKVISSAAALLLIVCSTTAAVAAGDAHHVDSGVLIKDFLYRTFNFAVTFGLLAYFVTKPIRKGLAGRREGIEKALKEAQDAKEKAETRYAEYDEKLTKASAEIEDIYASIKREGELERDRIIAEAKAMAEKISQDAEKTASREIAKAKAELRQEATNMAIEIARDLLTQKVTGDDQKRLVNEYIQKVGELH, via the coding sequence ATGAATAAAAAAGTCATATCTTCCGCGGCAGCCCTGCTGCTTATCGTCTGCTCTACTACTGCCGCCGTCGCTGCCGGGGACGCTCATCATGTGGACAGCGGTGTTCTTATCAAGGACTTTCTTTACCGTACGTTCAATTTCGCCGTTACCTTCGGACTGCTGGCCTATTTTGTAACCAAGCCCATTCGCAAGGGGTTGGCTGGGCGCCGTGAAGGTATTGAAAAGGCTCTCAAGGAGGCCCAGGACGCCAAGGAAAAGGCCGAAACACGTTATGCGGAATATGATGAAAAGCTAACCAAAGCTTCTGCTGAAATCGAGGACATCTATGCTTCGATCAAGCGTGAGGGAGAGCTTGAGCGCGACCGGATTATTGCTGAGGCTAAAGCAATGGCTGAAAAAATAAGCCAGGACGCAGAGAAAACCGCCTCTCGGGAAATAGCCAAGGCAAAAGCTGAGCTCCGGCAGGAAGCGACGAATATGGCCATCGAGATAGCGAGAGACCTGCTCACCCAAAAGGTTACCGGAGACGATCAAAAACGTCTGGTGAATGAATATATCCAAAAGGTGGGAGAATTACATTGA